In one window of Maribacter sp. BPC-D8 DNA:
- a CDS encoding transglutaminase domain-containing protein: MKNFILLSTLLFSIMSFAQRSDFNHIDFKTADSIAHYYKDASLKNLPVLTHNLTTSLETDVEKFRSIYTWISTNIANDYSSYVKISTKRKRFAKDKQAFLDWNTSITPKVFKSLLEDRKTACTGYAYLVKEMATLAGFNCDIIDGYGRTPTLLLEEGSAPNHSWNRIEINDKWYLCDATWSAGQTMVINGTPLFQQDYFDGYFLADTELFAKNHFPIQKEESQPVNKESLDAFIAGPVIYKEAFLAPIIPIAPAAMHNTIQKGTSVTFTLKVPKDFIGNTQLLLNKGGNQKNGNSNIIKKEGEISLVQHFEKKGLYDVHISVEDQLIATYVIKVK, encoded by the coding sequence ATGAAAAATTTCATACTCCTTTCAACGCTCTTATTTTCAATAATGAGTTTTGCTCAACGCTCAGATTTTAATCATATCGATTTTAAAACAGCAGATAGCATCGCTCATTATTATAAAGATGCAAGCTTAAAAAACTTACCAGTACTTACTCATAATTTGACCACATCATTAGAAACTGATGTAGAAAAATTTAGGTCGATATACACATGGATCAGCACAAACATTGCCAATGATTATTCTTCTTATGTAAAAATAAGCACCAAGAGAAAAAGGTTTGCTAAAGACAAGCAAGCCTTTTTAGATTGGAATACAAGTATTACACCAAAAGTGTTTAAAAGTTTATTAGAAGATCGAAAAACTGCCTGTACCGGTTATGCATACTTGGTAAAAGAAATGGCAACTCTTGCTGGATTTAATTGTGATATTATTGATGGCTACGGGCGTACACCTACTTTACTATTAGAAGAAGGTAGTGCTCCCAACCATTCTTGGAACCGTATTGAAATAAATGACAAATGGTATCTGTGTGATGCTACTTGGTCTGCTGGGCAAACAATGGTTATTAACGGCACACCATTATTTCAGCAAGATTATTTCGACGGATATTTTCTTGCGGATACTGAGTTATTTGCGAAAAATCATTTTCCAATACAAAAAGAAGAAAGTCAACCCGTAAATAAGGAAAGCTTAGATGCTTTTATTGCGGGACCCGTTATTTACAAAGAAGCTTTTTTAGCACCGATAATTCCTATTGCCCCAGCAGCAATGCATAACACTATTCAAAAAGGAACGTCGGTTACCTTTACACTAAAAGTACCAAAAGATTTTATTGGAAATACCCAGCTATTACTGAACAAAGGTGGGAATCAAAAAAATGGAAATTCGAATATTATAAAGAAAGAAGGTGAAATCAGCTTAGTACAACACTTTGAAAAGAAAGGGCTGTACGACGTTCATATTTCAGTCGAAGACCAACTGATTGCTACATATGTCATTAAAGTAAAATAA
- a CDS encoding M13 family metallopeptidase, which yields MKKIYFLAAGLVALASCKEEPKPTAEVETIPGIVLSNMDTTQNPKSDFYNYVNGNWMKFTEIPDDRTSWGGFSVLRKSTDDDVLKILATAKESGNYAADTDQAKALAIFDTKLDSAARNKAGITPLTSAFEAIASVKNLKDLQTVLATNAAVSSPFLNIGAGADLNNSSMNAVYLGANGLGLPDRDFYLEEDEKSVEIREEYKKHVSKMLQRLGDSEADATKAANKILALETQLAEPRLNKVERRDARNYNNPRTIAEVDKMMSTIDMKKLISDLGITKKFDTLLVTQLRYTEALDKFLKTTPIEDIKTLVRWDTFNSAAGKLTTDIETADWEFYSKYLRGAKEQRAADERALATVNGTVGEALGQLYVDAKFPPEAKANAELMIANVIDAFKERISVLDWMSDSTKTKAIEKLDKFTVKIAYPDKWEDYSTMEVSADKSYFENMTAVNKWGELKNYSEIGEPVDKTEWGMSPQTVNAYFNPLNNEIVFPAAILQPPFYNYTADEAVNYGGIGAVIGHEISHAFDDSGSRFDADGNLKNWWTDADLAAFTERADALAVQYDSVMVLPDVYVNGKFTLGENIGDLGGLLGAYDGLQKYYAENGRPEDVDGFTAEQRFFMSWATVWRTKSRDEALRTQIKTDPHSPGMVRATQPLLNIQEFYDAFDIKEGDAMYLAPEKRVHIW from the coding sequence ATGAAAAAGATTTATTTTCTTGCTGCCGGTTTGGTAGCTTTAGCTTCTTGTAAAGAAGAACCGAAACCTACTGCCGAAGTAGAAACAATACCTGGTATCGTTCTATCGAACATGGATACCACTCAAAACCCTAAGTCAGATTTTTATAACTACGTAAACGGAAACTGGATGAAGTTTACCGAAATACCAGATGATAGAACTAGCTGGGGTGGTTTCAGTGTACTTCGTAAATCTACCGATGACGATGTATTAAAAATATTGGCTACTGCGAAAGAAAGTGGAAACTACGCTGCAGATACTGATCAAGCGAAAGCTTTGGCAATTTTTGATACTAAGTTAGATTCTGCTGCTAGAAATAAAGCAGGCATTACGCCATTAACATCGGCATTTGAAGCAATTGCTTCTGTAAAGAATTTAAAAGATTTACAAACAGTATTGGCAACCAATGCAGCTGTATCTTCTCCGTTCTTAAACATTGGTGCTGGTGCAGATTTAAATAACAGTAGCATGAACGCTGTGTATTTAGGTGCTAACGGATTAGGGTTGCCTGACCGTGATTTCTATTTAGAAGAAGATGAGAAGTCTGTTGAAATTCGTGAAGAATACAAAAAGCACGTCTCTAAAATGTTACAGAGATTAGGTGATTCTGAAGCTGATGCAACGAAAGCTGCAAATAAAATTTTAGCTTTAGAAACGCAATTGGCAGAACCTCGTTTAAATAAAGTAGAACGTAGAGATGCGAGAAACTACAATAACCCTAGAACAATTGCCGAGGTTGATAAAATGATGTCTACTATAGACATGAAGAAACTTATTTCTGATTTAGGCATTACTAAAAAGTTCGATACACTTTTGGTTACTCAATTGAGATATACAGAGGCTTTAGACAAGTTCTTAAAAACTACTCCGATCGAGGATATCAAAACTTTGGTAAGATGGGATACTTTTAATAGTGCTGCCGGAAAATTAACGACTGATATTGAAACTGCAGATTGGGAATTTTATAGCAAATACCTTAGAGGAGCAAAAGAACAACGTGCTGCAGACGAGCGTGCATTGGCAACAGTAAACGGTACTGTTGGTGAAGCTTTAGGTCAATTATATGTTGATGCAAAGTTTCCGCCAGAAGCAAAGGCAAATGCTGAGTTGATGATTGCAAATGTTATCGATGCTTTTAAAGAACGTATTTCTGTTTTAGATTGGATGAGCGATTCTACAAAAACAAAAGCAATTGAAAAGTTAGATAAATTTACAGTGAAGATTGCTTACCCAGATAAATGGGAAGATTATTCAACTATGGAAGTTTCTGCAGACAAGTCTTATTTTGAGAATATGACTGCTGTTAACAAATGGGGAGAGTTAAAGAACTACTCTGAAATTGGAGAGCCTGTTGATAAAACAGAATGGGGAATGTCTCCACAGACTGTAAATGCATACTTCAATCCTTTGAACAACGAGATTGTTTTTCCTGCTGCGATCTTACAACCACCTTTCTATAACTATACTGCTGATGAAGCTGTAAATTACGGTGGTATTGGTGCTGTTATCGGTCATGAGATTTCTCATGCTTTTGATGATAGTGGTTCTCGTTTCGATGCTGATGGAAATCTTAAAAACTGGTGGACAGATGCTGATTTAGCTGCATTTACTGAAAGAGCTGATGCTTTAGCGGTACAGTACGATAGCGTAATGGTTTTACCAGATGTTTATGTAAACGGTAAATTCACCTTAGGTGAGAATATCGGTGACTTAGGCGGACTGCTAGGTGCTTATGACGGACTTCAGAAATACTATGCTGAAAATGGTCGTCCTGAAGATGTTGATGGCTTTACAGCTGAACAACGTTTCTTTATGTCTTGGGCTACAGTTTGGAGAACGAAGAGTAGAGATGAGGCTTTAAGAACTCAAATTAAAACGGATCCACACTCTCCAGGTATGGTTAGAGCAACACAACCTTTATTAAACATTCAAGAGTTTTACGATGCTTTTGATATTAAAGAAGGCGATGCTATGTACTTAGCTCCTGAAAAGAGAGTTCATATTTGGTAA
- a CDS encoding DUF4136 domain-containing protein yields the protein MRILFFSVVLLVLTSCGSARVNYDYDDQTDFTSYATYNYFGDMETGLSELDEKRLMDAMDATLGEKGFMFAEEPDMFINIKSTVFKAQSANNVGVGLGGGNGGIGGGVSIGIPVGGPKMTRELKIDFVDSNKDMLIWQAVSESPFREGDTPQEKSEKLQVVVDKIFSKYPPE from the coding sequence ATGAGAATCCTTTTTTTTAGTGTTGTACTATTAGTTTTAACTTCTTGCGGATCAGCGAGGGTTAATTATGATTACGATGATCAGACCGATTTTACATCATATGCTACCTATAACTATTTTGGTGATATGGAAACTGGTCTAAGTGAATTGGACGAGAAAAGGTTAATGGATGCCATGGATGCTACTTTGGGCGAAAAAGGATTTATGTTCGCTGAAGAACCAGATATGTTCATTAATATTAAGAGTACTGTATTTAAAGCACAATCTGCGAACAACGTAGGTGTTGGTCTTGGTGGTGGTAATGGTGGTATTGGTGGCGGAGTTTCAATTGGTATTCCTGTTGGCGGTCCAAAAATGACCAGAGAATTAAAGATTGATTTTGTTGATTCTAATAAAGATATGTTGATTTGGCAAGCCGTTAGCGAAAGTCCGTTTCGCGAGGGAGATACACCTCAAGAAAAGTCAGAAAAACTACAAGTTGTAGTCGATAAGATATTCAGCAAGTATCCGCCAGAATAG
- a CDS encoding carboxypeptidase-like regulatory domain-containing protein, whose product MKSTLTIDVKEPCKENFTNFSKTEKGGFCQSCEKEVIDFTKLSDSEIVSYLSSDNKKTCGMFKASQLKTYETNTMHTMTNSMLHKGIAMMSFSLLALCATEVKGQETASIEPPIEVVSTDIMGDISYVEVIQEKHTVTGTIVDEANEPLPGVNVVLKGTTVGTQTDFDGKFEFPQQLAENDILVLSFIGYETKTYKVAANGNSNIDINITFDEYDMVLMGDIVIDGTYTSKRNIFQKIGDIFK is encoded by the coding sequence ATGAAAAGCACATTAACAATTGACGTAAAAGAACCATGCAAAGAAAATTTCACTAATTTTAGTAAAACTGAAAAAGGCGGTTTTTGCCAGAGCTGTGAAAAAGAGGTTATTGATTTTACTAAGTTATCAGATAGTGAAATTGTAAGTTATCTAAGCTCAGACAATAAAAAAACATGTGGTATGTTCAAGGCATCGCAACTAAAAACATATGAAACTAATACTATGCATACTATGACAAATTCTATGTTACATAAAGGAATTGCAATGATGAGTTTTTCGCTACTTGCCCTGTGCGCTACAGAAGTTAAAGGTCAAGAAACCGCAAGTATAGAACCACCTATTGAAGTAGTTTCTACAGATATTATGGGCGATATTTCATATGTTGAAGTTATTCAAGAAAAACACACCGTAACCGGTACCATTGTCGATGAAGCAAATGAACCATTACCTGGTGTAAATGTAGTTTTGAAAGGAACTACAGTAGGTACACAAACAGATTTTGATGGTAAGTTTGAATTCCCGCAACAACTAGCAGAAAATGATATTCTAGTACTTAGTTTTATAGGTTATGAAACCAAGACTTACAAAGTAGCAGCAAACGGAAATTCTAACATAGATATCAATATTACTTTTGATGAATACGATATGGTTTTGATGGGTGATATTGTAATAGATGGCACTTACACTAGTAAAAGAAATATTTTTCAAAAGATTGGAGATATTTTCAAATAA